Part of the Numida meleagris isolate 19003 breed g44 Domestic line unplaced genomic scaffold, NumMel1.0 unplaced_Scaffold359, whole genome shotgun sequence genome is shown below.
NNNNNNNNNNNNNNNNNNNNNNNNNNNNNNNNNNNNNNNNNNNNNNNNNNNNNNNNNNNNNNNNNNNNNNNNNNNNNNNNNNNNNNNNNNNNNNNNNNNNNNNNNNNNNNNNNNNNNNNNNNNNNNNNNNNNNNNNNNNNNNNNNNNNNNNNNNNNNNNNNNNNNNNNNNNNNNNNNNNNNNNNNNNNNNNNNNNNNNNNNNNNNNNNNNNNNNNNNNNNNNNNNNNNNNNNNNNNNNNNNNNNNNNNNNNNNNNNNNNNNNNNNNNNNNNNNNNNNNNNNNNNNNNNNNNNNNNNNNNNNNNNNNNNNNNNNNNNNNNNNNNNNNNNNNNNNNNNNNNNNNNNNNNNNNNNNNNNNNNNNNNNNNNNNNNNNNNNNNNNNNNNNNNNNNNNNNNNNNNNNNNNNNNNNNNNNNNNNNNNNNNNNNNNNNNNNNNNNNNNNNNNNNNNNNNNNNNNNNNNNNNNNNNNNNNNNNNNNNNNNNNNNNNNNNNNNNNNNNNNNNNNNNNNNNNNNNNNNNNNNNNNNNNNNNNNNNNNNNNNNNNNNNNNNNNNNNNNNNNNNNNNNNNNNNNNNNNNNNNNNNNNNNNNNNNNNNNNNNNNNNNNNNNNNNNNNNNNNNNNNNNNNNNNNNNNNNNNNNNNNNNNNNNNNNNNNNNNNNNNNNNNNNNNNNNNNNNNNNNNNNNNNNNNNNNNNNNNNNNNNNNNNNNNNNNNNNNNNNNNNNNNNNNNNNNNNNNNNNNNNNNNNNNNNNNNNNNNNNNNNNNNNNNNNNNNNNNNNNNNNNNNNNNNNNNNNNNNNNNNNNNNNNNNNNNNNNNNNNNNNNNNNNNNNNNNNNNNNNNNNNNNNNNNNNNNNNNNNNNNNNNNNNNNNNNNNNNNNNNNNNNNNNNNNNNNNNNNNNNNNNNNNNNNNNNNNNNNNNNNNNNNNNNNNNNNNNNNNNNNNNNNNNNNNNNNNNNNNNNNNNNNNNNNNNNNNNNNNNNNNNNNNNNNNNNNNNNNNNNNNNNNNNNNNNNNNNNNNNNNNNNNNNNNNNNNNNNNNNNNNNNNNNNNNNNNNNNNNNNNNNNNNNNNNNNNNNNNNNNNNNNNNNNNNNNNNNNNNNNNNNNNNNNNNNNNNNNNNNNNNNNNNNNNNNNNNNNNNNNNNNNNNNNNNNNNNNNNNNNNNNNNNNNNNNNNNNNNNNNNNNNNNNNNNNNNNNNNNNNNNNNNNNNNNNNNNNNNNNNNNNNNNNNNNNNNNNNNNNNNNNNNNNNNNNNNNNNNNNNNNNNNNNNNNNNNNNNNNNNNNNNNNNNNNNNNNNNNNNNNNNNNNNNNNNNNNNNNNNNNNNNNNNNNNNNNNNNNNNNNNNNNNNNNNNNNNNNNNNNNNNNNNNNNNNNNNNNNNNNNNNNNNNNNNNNNNNNNNNNNNNNNNNNNNNNNNNNNNNNNNNNNNNNNNNNNNNNNNNNNNNNNNNNNNNNNNNNNNNNNNNNNNNNNNNNNNNNNNNNNNNNNNNNNNNNNNNNNNNNNNNNNNNNNNNNNNNNNNNNNNNNNNNNNNNNNNNNNNNNNNNNNNNNNNNNNNNNNNNNNNNNNNNNNNNNNNNNNNNNNNNNNNNNNNNNNNNNNNNNNNNNNNNNNNNNNNNNNNNNNNNNNNNNNNNNNNNNNNNNNNNNNNNNNNNNNNNNNNNNNNNNNNNNNNNNNNNNNNNNNNNNNNNNNNNNNNNNNNNNNNNNNNNNNNNNNNNNNNNNNNNNNNNNNNNNNNNNNNNNNNNNNNNNNNNNNNNNNNNNNNNNNNNNNNNNNNNNNNNNTCTTTCTGCTACGAATGTTATTTGTATCTTCTTTCCAatgccaaattattttttaagatataattatttcatatcctgtgaaataaatgatttgcacatttgtctgttttgtattttattcctCTGCTTTGCTATGTGGCTGTGTTAAGTCTAACCAGCGTCTCTTTTTTGTAGATGATTCTTGAAAAGAAAGTGAACAGCCGTCCAAAGGAGCAAATGCAGAGAGAAGACATTCAGTTAAGTCAGTCTCAACCCAGACCCTTTTTGCCATATTCCAATTCTGCGACTTTAACCACCAGGAAAAGCCAGAGAGCACCAACACCGCCTCTCCTAAAGCATCCACACACGCATGCTGGAGCTACAGCTCATGTCCAGCCAGAAGTATCCAGCCAGAGTGAAGACGGAGCGAGATCTCTATGTCAGAGATCGAGGATCAGTGTGATCTACAACCCCATAACACACTCTACTGTTCAAAGTAGGTACTGCCATCGTGCTGTTGAATGCACTCCACCACGAGGGATTAttgtgaggaagaaagaagagattgaGTGGGCAAAACTGGGGGAGCTCACATGGCAAATGGGAGGGTGAAACTGCGTGAGGAACAAGGCATGAGAACAAAATGCCGCTGAGTGGGTTTTGAGTGCGTgaccttctttttctttctttgctgcctCAGTCTTGGTTCTGTGTTCCTTTCTGTNNNNNNNNNNNNNNNNNNNNNNNNNNNNNNNNNNNNNNNNNNNNNNNNNNNNNNNNNNNNNNNNNNNNNNNNNNNNNNNNNNNNNNNNNNNNNNNNNNNNNNNNNNNNNNNNNNNNNNNNNNNNNNNNNNNNNNNNNNNNNNNNNNNNNNNNNNNNNNNNNNNNNNNNNNNNNNNNNNNNNNNNNNNNNNNNNNNNNNNNNNNNNNNNNNNNNNNNNNNNNNNNNNNNNNNNNNNNNNNNNNNNNNNNNNNNNNNNNNNNNNNNNNNNNNNNNNNNNNNNNNNNNNNNNNNNNNNNNNNNNNNNNCAGGTAATGCAAATTCTGGTGCTGTGATCAGGAACTATTCTGCACCACCTCCGCAACAGGCAAGAACCGCCAGCAATGGGAAACCGAGGAGACAAAATACACGGGCAAATGCAAACACTCAGCTACTTCCTACAAGTGTACAGAACCTTTGTAATGTAAGTAGCAGTCCTATGCAGAGAAAAGATGATAACTTTTCAGGGACCAAATGTCATGATTTGTAACTTGGTAGAGAAACTTACATGAGAGGCAAGTAATAGAAGAGAgttattaaattaataaatgcCCATCAGATAGAATTATGTAAGACAGATACACTGCAATTTCATTGCCTGTATGTAGTGTCAGTCAAATGGTACCAGTAAATGAGTTTGATAAGGCAGCTGGGCTTGTAGAGAATATGTGAATACGTCTCCTTTACTGGAGTGCTGAAGAGCGTGctaacagaaatgtttctggaaatTACTTGTTGTAACTTACCTCTAACATGCAGTAGATTCAGATAGGAGCTTTCGTATTCTAATCCTCAGCGTTGCCATACCTACATTTCCAGTGTTCTGTCTAGTCATGTAGCTTAAAACCCCAAGCTAAGTTCTGTGCACGAAGCAGAATGCTGGGAGGAAGTCCATGTGAAGTAATCACCAAGGACAGAGGTGTGGCTTTGACCTTACATCTCTGACATACCTAATGCTGATCTTACGGGTTCATAAGCACAAACTTTTTCCTGGAGTATTTAAGTCTAACCCCAGGCATTCAAAAGAattgtggaatcatagaatggcttgagttggaaggaccATTAAAGATCATCGGTTCCAACCCCCCcgccgcaggcagggctgccagccactaaatcaggcactaggtcaggctgcccagggccccatccaacccggccttgagtccctccagggatggggcatccacagcttctctgggcaggctgtgcatGGGCCTCACCGCCTCCTCAGTGAGAAATATGAGCAATGTATTTTGAAGAATCTCTGGGTACTTGTGACTAACTTCTTGTTACTGCAAGTGCCTAACAGGGAGAAGATCATGCTACACATACCCTGTGCTTTATATTTGTTCCCTAAAAGGCTAACACTGACCATTGGCAGTGACAAGACATCGGGGTAGATGCTCTCCAGGATTGTGACTGATCATATGTTAGGTGAATGTTGACTTCTCCGTCTTTCTTGTTCAGcctcagcaggagctgaaaaGTTCTAACATTCCAACTTGCTCTGCATtcattttgcattcattttcagcatcaAATCAGGCTCATGAAACTCTTGTTCTCAGCCATTTGACCAGTTTGACCATTTGCATTCGTGCATGATTAATTTTTTATCGCTGGGGTTGGTATCCATCTGCAGCTTCCAACTCAGACACTCACCAAGCCATTGGATTGGCAGAAACCAGGAGGATATTTTGGGGAACGATAGTCTGTCTTGTGCATTTGTTTAAAGCATTCACTACCTTTGGAAATAGTTACTAGCCAAACAGGCCTTTGGACTTTTGCTCCAGTGCCATTAGCTCATACTTGATAGACcctttttaaaacctttctcCCTCATGCCATTTTCAACATGCTGTTCTTAATGTCTGTTAGTCAGTTAACATTCATGATGTCTTCTGCTACTCAGATGATGCAAACTCTGTGTTCCTCATTTGTATTTTAGGAAGCTGTTTGCAGATTCCTAACTGTcttggcttttatttctcacaCAGAATCCAAGAAATACTCAGTTTCACAGCAAAGATGTTCACCCCCTTCTGAAATCCAGTAAAAAGATGTTCCATATTACTGCAAatgtgggagctgctggtgaTCCAAAAGCATCAATGGGCAGTTACTCTCAGGCCTATGGAACCATATGTCAGTCTGCACTGCAGAGTCTTCCAATATCAAATTCCTCCCAGCAACATGAGTAGCAAATATGGAAGAGTTCTAACCAGGTCTCATGCGTCCCCTGACTCCACCAGGAACAGCAAGTGAGAGCTAAATATAAAAGGCATTTGATCGTCGCCCCAGCCAAAGAGAAATGCCGTATTCATTGCTTGGGACAACGTACTACCTTCCTCGGGACAAAccagcagggaaaagaaatgaatccTTTTACCTTCCAGtcttcccagcacagcattATTTGCTCCCATACCATCACAGTTCTGTCCACAGTCCTTACTTCCATTACTgcaaaaaattacagaaagctGCGACGTTCTGATACTTGACTGTCTTTACACATATTCAGATTTCTTCAGTAGGTTCAGATGTACTGCCTAAATCCAGACCTTTTTTGTGCAGAAAAAGTAACCATCTATTTCCTGAAGACCAAGACCGAACTCCTCACAGATAATGTTAAAGCCCTTCATTTTGTATTACACTAATTTGTATACGACTCTTTCAGGGCAAGTGAATGAACCTGAACAAACACAATCAATGATGATTACTTTCAACAAAATCAAGtagaaaagcattttacatATGGGTGGGCTCTGATACAAGACTTAGTACTATACCTACCATGTATTAATAATGTATGTTGTAAGTACTGCAATAATAAATCTTCTGTGTTGCCCTACAGAAAAAAGTTTATAGTTTAGTGGATGTTTGCAGTCTTTTAAAGGGGGAAAGATACAAGGGATGTCTTGTTCAACACATCAGACGAtggtaactttttttctttcagaaagcaagagaTGCTATTGCTGCAACATCATGAAGCTGTCACTAGGCAGCAGTGGGACTATACTGTCACATTGCATGGTTCTCACTGGTCCTTTACATATAGTCAATTTTGAAACTTTTCCTGgttaaaagctgattttttatACATTCTTCTTATTTAATTTCTACAGGTCTCTGTCCCTGAAATTTTACTTCACTTGTGAAAATTTAGTGCTATTCCAGAGCTTTGGAACTATGGTTAAAGAGGGAATTCAAACATTAAACTGCAAAATGTGAGTACTGCTGCCATTGATAGCTtgtccattttatttttagtaccTAAACACCAAAGCCTGtagttaaattaaaaagaaagcagcacattTATTTCTGGTATCCAGTCTGGTCACATAAGTCTGGTAGGGGGTTGGAAATGCAGCTCACAGGGAAGTCCTGTTTTCTCCTGGTGTATTCATAAACTAGGCATGTCCTGCCTATCTCAGGAACAGTTAGAAATAGTAAAGGGCAGTGACAGGGTTGTGCAGGGAGCACCCTGCAGTGTGTTGACCCTTGTAGTCTAAGATGCCAGTTCTCATTTGCTGAAAGAGGAGGCTGGTGCTTATTTTAGGGTTGCGAGTCCACTGAAACGGTAGCACCTAGCGGTTTGATGCTACAATGAAACATCtcataggtcttttccaaccttggtgattccatgattccatgatctaACGCTCTCTGTGAACTAGTCTCAGGCTGAGAAATGATGGACTATAACACAAGCTTTGTAACAGTCTTAAAATGGCTTTTGTTATTACCAACTGAATTATTCAGCTCACAGGAGAAAGACTTaggggtcctgatggatgaaagctggacatgagccagcagcttgcggcccagaaggccaactgcatcctgggccTCATCAACAGAACCGTGGCAGTGGGGCAGGGtggggattgtccccctccactctgcccttgtgaggccccatttggagtgctgcatcctggcctggggcccccagtacagaGAAATGTGAGGCTGTGGGAGCAGGGCCAGAGGAGGGCACagggttgctcagagcctgcagTACCTCTActatggagaaaggctgagggagctggaggtgttcagcTCGGAGgggagaaggctccggggagacctcactgcagccttccagtgcctgaagggaACCGATGAACAGGAGGAGGACTGATGTTTTACGTGGCCTGATAGTTACAGGACAAGGGcgagatttagattagatattaggaggaaaattGTTACTCAgaggcagtgaggccctggcactgggGGTagcccatccctggaggtgcccgaggccgtggatgaggccctgggcagcctgagctggtggggggcacccagcctgtggcagggggttggaactgatTAATCTGtaaggttccctccaacctaagccatcctATGACAATGATTCATTCAGCAATATTTGCATATAACCCACAACAGCTGCTAATCAACTTAGCACTTAAAGAGATGAGTCACTCTAGCTCTG
Proteins encoded:
- the LOC110391395 gene encoding LOW QUALITY PROTEIN: mitogen-activated protein kinase 15-like (The sequence of the model RefSeq protein was modified relative to this genomic sequence to represent the inferred CDS: substituted 1 base at 1 genomic stop codon), with the translated sequence MILEKKVNSRPKEQMQREDIQLSQSQPRPFLPYSNSATLTTRKSQRAPTPPLLKHPHTHAGATAHVQPEVSSQSEDGARSLCQRSRISVIYNPITHSTVQTGNANSGAVIRNYSAPPPQQARTASNGKPRRQNTRANANTQLLPTSVQNLCNNPRNTQFHSKDVHPLLKSSKKMFHITANVGAAGDPKASMGSYSQAYGTICQSALQSLPISNSSQQHEXQIWKSSNQVSCVP